In Tiliqua scincoides isolate rTilSci1 chromosome 1, rTilSci1.hap2, whole genome shotgun sequence, the following are encoded in one genomic region:
- the AIG1 gene encoding androgen-induced gene 1 protein isoform X6: MALVPCQVLRVAILLSYFSILCNYKALDMPAHQTYGGSWKFLTFINLPIGVHV; encoded by the exons ATGGCGCTGGTGCCCTGCCAGGTGCTGCGCGTGGCCATCCTGCTGTCCTACTTCTCCATCCTGTGCAATTACAAGGCGCTTGACATGCCCGCGCACCAGACCTACGGAGGCAGCTGGAAATTCCTCACGTTCATTAACCTG cccataggtgtacacgtttga